Proteins from one Natrinema salinisoli genomic window:
- the hmgB gene encoding hydroxymethylglutaryl-CoA synthase, with the protein MTAVGIDAIEIWTGNLKLDLPGTFAPEKGEAPEKYTKGLGLNASSFPDSYEDIVTMGANAAHRLMERKGLEPDDIGRIDVATESAFDNSKPVSTYVAGCLEQVYEGDFHHANKGERKFACIAGTQSLDDAYNWIRAGRNRGRSALVIATDTALYARGDDGEATQGAGAVAMLISEDPNLVELSAEQGYGSADETDFLKPNQQFPSVDGKRSVQVYLARMREALEDFESVAGEVHEEDFVYAPFHTPFPGMVRKAALLAFRHITRNTEVEDELADEIGRQPRPEAFDSDEDYHEALREYMDLLKETDRYAEWYDTTIDPTLTIAREVGNWYTGSVHVARASALKHALENDREMTGKKLLIGSYGSGAQAEIHSETVQDDWEAEIEALNVDEQLADRYEMAWEDYEEIHDAHNHEMDVDVEEFTTPSEEFVFDGWGRMGERKYRYVE; encoded by the coding sequence ATGACTGCAGTCGGTATCGACGCCATCGAAATCTGGACCGGGAACCTCAAACTCGACCTTCCCGGCACGTTCGCCCCCGAAAAGGGCGAAGCCCCCGAAAAGTACACGAAAGGACTCGGCCTCAACGCCAGTTCGTTCCCCGACAGTTACGAGGACATCGTCACGATGGGGGCGAACGCCGCGCACCGGCTGATGGAACGCAAAGGCCTCGAGCCCGACGATATCGGTCGCATCGACGTCGCGACCGAGAGCGCGTTCGATAACTCTAAGCCGGTTTCGACGTACGTCGCTGGCTGCCTCGAGCAGGTCTACGAGGGGGACTTCCACCACGCGAACAAGGGCGAACGGAAGTTCGCCTGCATCGCGGGGACCCAGAGCCTGGACGACGCCTACAACTGGATCCGCGCGGGCCGCAATCGCGGTCGTTCGGCGCTGGTCATCGCGACCGACACGGCGCTGTACGCGCGCGGCGACGACGGCGAGGCCACTCAGGGTGCGGGTGCGGTCGCGATGCTCATCAGCGAGGATCCGAACCTCGTCGAACTCTCCGCCGAGCAGGGATATGGCTCGGCCGACGAGACCGACTTCCTCAAACCCAACCAGCAGTTCCCGTCCGTCGACGGCAAACGCTCCGTGCAGGTCTACCTCGCGCGGATGCGCGAGGCCCTCGAGGACTTTGAGAGCGTCGCGGGCGAGGTCCACGAGGAGGACTTCGTCTACGCCCCCTTCCACACGCCGTTCCCGGGCATGGTCCGGAAGGCCGCGTTGCTCGCGTTCCGACACATCACTCGGAACACCGAAGTCGAGGACGAACTCGCCGACGAAATCGGTCGACAGCCTCGACCCGAGGCGTTCGACTCCGACGAGGACTACCACGAGGCACTCCGCGAGTACATGGACCTGCTCAAGGAGACCGACCGCTACGCCGAGTGGTACGACACGACGATCGACCCGACGCTGACGATCGCCCGCGAGGTCGGTAACTGGTACACCGGCTCCGTCCACGTCGCCCGCGCGAGCGCGCTCAAACACGCCCTCGAGAACGATCGGGAGATGACCGGGAAGAAACTGCTCATCGGCTCCTACGGTAGCGGTGCGCAGGCGGAGATCCACTCCGAAACGGTTCAGGACGACTGGGAGGCGGAAATCGAGGCCCTGAACGTCGACGAGCAACTCGCCGATCGCTACGAGATGGCCTGGGAGGACTACGAGGAGATCCACGACGCCCACAACCACGAGATGGACGTCGACGTCGAGGAGTTCACGACCCCCAGCGAGGAGTTCGTCTTCGACGGCTGGGGTCGCATGGGTGAGCGGAAGTACCGATACGTCGAGTAG
- the gcvPB gene encoding aminomethyl-transferring glycine dehydrogenase subunit GcvPB gives MTADRSDDSDPAQSRYDQARYVEDGEYEPLLSEKDQTRVEIGAASDAGDDDSTSPLPDDLTRDSLELPELSEPELARHYTRLSQMIYGIDSGPYPLGSCTMKYNPKFTEDVAALPSAAVHPDRSEASVQGTLGLLYRLQDYLARIGGMDAVTLQPPAGAAGEFVGIRVAAAYHEHNGEGHRDEVIVPESAHGTNFATAALGGYDVVSLPSDDEGRVDLDALEAALSEQTAALMLTNPNTLGLFERDITEIAEMVHDVGGLLYYDGANLNALLGRARPGDMGFDVMHYNVHKTFATPHGGGGPGAGPVGVAEELAPFLPAPRVRERDEQSKAGEPIYERFDPEHTIGKVHGFDGNWLVLIKAFAYIARLGDAGLSDASASAVLNANYLAEQIEYDVPYGPFHHEFVASAGEQDAADVAKRMLDYGVHPPTTKWPEIVPEALMTEPTEVESKDTLDRLAAAFNAVAGEDDDTLADAPERTTARRIDQTSAARTPRLSWQALEDES, from the coding sequence ATGACCGCCGACCGCTCCGACGATTCCGACCCCGCACAGTCGCGCTACGATCAGGCCCGATACGTCGAGGACGGCGAGTACGAGCCGCTACTCTCGGAGAAAGATCAGACGCGGGTCGAGATCGGCGCTGCTAGTGATGCGGGAGACGACGACAGCACCTCGCCGCTCCCCGACGATCTGACGCGTGACTCGCTGGAGTTGCCCGAACTCTCCGAACCGGAACTCGCTCGTCACTACACGCGGCTCTCCCAGATGATCTACGGGATCGACAGCGGCCCCTACCCGCTGGGATCCTGTACGATGAAGTACAACCCCAAGTTCACCGAGGACGTGGCCGCGCTGCCGTCGGCAGCCGTCCACCCCGATCGATCTGAAGCGTCCGTTCAGGGAACCCTCGGGCTCCTGTATCGGCTGCAGGACTACCTCGCCCGGATCGGCGGGATGGACGCGGTGACCCTGCAACCGCCCGCGGGCGCGGCGGGCGAGTTCGTCGGTATTCGCGTCGCCGCGGCCTACCACGAGCACAATGGCGAGGGTCACCGCGACGAGGTCATCGTCCCCGAAAGCGCCCACGGGACCAACTTCGCGACTGCGGCGCTGGGCGGCTACGACGTCGTCTCTCTGCCGAGCGACGACGAGGGACGGGTCGATCTCGACGCGCTCGAGGCCGCTCTCTCGGAGCAGACGGCCGCGCTCATGCTGACCAACCCGAACACGCTCGGATTGTTCGAACGTGATATCACGGAGATTGCCGAGATGGTCCACGACGTCGGCGGCCTGCTCTACTACGACGGGGCGAACCTGAACGCCCTGCTCGGCCGCGCTCGGCCTGGCGACATGGGCTTCGACGTGATGCACTACAACGTCCACAAGACGTTCGCCACGCCCCACGGCGGCGGCGGGCCGGGTGCGGGGCCGGTCGGCGTCGCCGAAGAGCTGGCACCGTTCCTGCCCGCGCCTCGCGTCCGCGAGCGCGACGAGCAGTCGAAGGCCGGTGAACCCATTTACGAACGCTTCGATCCCGAACACACCATCGGCAAGGTCCACGGATTCGACGGCAACTGGCTGGTGTTGATCAAAGCGTTCGCCTACATCGCACGCCTCGGCGACGCCGGCCTGTCGGACGCGAGCGCCTCCGCGGTGCTCAACGCGAACTATCTCGCGGAGCAGATCGAGTACGACGTGCCGTACGGCCCGTTCCATCACGAGTTCGTCGCCAGCGCCGGCGAGCAGGACGCGGCCGACGTGGCGAAGCGAATGCTCGACTACGGCGTCCACCCGCCGACGACAAAGTGGCCCGAGATCGTCCCCGAAGCCCTGATGACCGAGCCGACCGAAGTCGAGAGCAAGGACACGCTCGACAGACTCGCCGCCGCGTTCAACGCCGTCGCCGGCGAAGACGACGACACCCTGGCGGACGCGCCGGAACGCACTACCGCACGCCGTATCGACCAGACGAGCGCCGCGCGGACGCCGCGGCTGTCGTGGCAGGCGCTCGAGGACGAGTCCTGA
- a CDS encoding DUF2270 domain-containing protein, whose product MADERDGRNGPLDRDDQEIGATVANDTESLLSVLPHFYRGEVSQANSAQDRIDRTTDWAITLLAALLSLVFSSRNMPAFLLLIGMFVLSIFLFYEVRRYRFYDHWRARVRFVQENVFANALEPTGVEHPAWREELSDDLRNPTFKVSTREALSRRIRRVYGLLFGVAGIGWAFKVTLFTPEQQWTEAAELPGIHGSVVAVFLGLFFASLIVIALWPGGREAKGEIHGTEPGDWKNDR is encoded by the coding sequence ATGGCTGACGAACGCGACGGGCGAAACGGCCCGCTCGACCGTGATGACCAAGAAATCGGGGCAACGGTCGCCAACGACACCGAATCCCTGCTCAGCGTCCTCCCTCACTTTTACCGCGGCGAGGTCAGTCAGGCCAACAGCGCCCAGGACCGGATCGATCGGACGACCGACTGGGCGATCACGCTACTGGCCGCGCTGCTCTCGCTCGTCTTCTCGAGCCGTAATATGCCGGCGTTCCTGCTCCTGATCGGAATGTTCGTCCTCTCGATCTTCCTGTTCTACGAAGTACGCCGTTACCGGTTCTACGATCACTGGCGGGCACGCGTCCGCTTCGTCCAGGAAAACGTGTTCGCGAACGCGCTGGAACCCACCGGCGTCGAACATCCGGCGTGGCGCGAGGAACTGAGCGATGACCTCCGCAATCCGACGTTCAAGGTCTCTACTCGAGAGGCACTGTCCAGACGAATACGACGAGTGTACGGACTGTTGTTCGGGGTGGCCGGGATCGGCTGGGCGTTCAAAGTCACGCTGTTCACGCCGGAGCAACAGTGGACCGAAGCCGCCGAACTGCCGGGGATTCACGGCAGTGTCGTTGCCGTATTCCTCGGACTCTTCTTCGCGAGCTTGATCGTCATCGCACTGTGGCCGGGCGGTCGGGAAGCGAAGGGGGAGATTCACGGTACGGAACCGGGCGACTGGAAAAACGATCGGTAG
- a CDS encoding AI-2E family transporter → MADRPEPPAWVVEQPVLTGLALISIVLGLLIVLPYLQYVLFGIVLAYILLPVQHRLEGYVRPIIAAFVTVIIAVIVIVLPLLYILYVALQQSSLLVTAVRNGDVDLASIEQALAESGYSVDLTSLYGSYQDGITRGLRGFATGALDVVGGLPGIMIGLTITLFVCFALLRDGDRLMAWLYRVVPIDDGIQRELFAELDQLMQASVISNVLVAAIQAVLLGAGLAVLGIPAVVLLTVLTFVLTLLPLVGAFGVWLPVSIYLVAIGRPVGAAALAVYGFLVTISDTYLRPALIGRTSALNSAIIVVGIFGGLLTFGAVGLFIGPVVLGGAKVVLDIFARERVGDVETGATFDATGTGVRDAADGTESSGDVTASSESNTDVDSGS, encoded by the coding sequence ATGGCAGACCGTCCGGAGCCCCCCGCGTGGGTCGTCGAGCAGCCCGTCCTGACCGGCCTGGCGCTGATCAGCATCGTTCTCGGGCTCCTCATCGTCCTGCCGTACCTGCAGTACGTCCTCTTCGGAATCGTCCTCGCGTACATTCTCTTGCCTGTTCAACACCGACTCGAGGGGTACGTCAGGCCGATTATCGCCGCGTTCGTCACCGTTATCATCGCGGTTATCGTCATCGTGCTACCGCTGCTGTACATCCTCTACGTCGCGCTCCAGCAGTCGTCCCTCCTCGTGACCGCGGTCCGGAACGGTGACGTCGATCTCGCCTCGATCGAACAGGCTCTCGCCGAGAGCGGCTATTCGGTCGATCTCACGAGCCTCTACGGATCGTATCAGGACGGGATCACGAGGGGGCTTCGCGGGTTCGCGACCGGTGCGCTCGACGTCGTCGGCGGGCTACCGGGAATCATGATCGGCTTGACGATCACGCTGTTCGTCTGCTTTGCGCTGTTGCGCGATGGGGATCGGCTGATGGCGTGGCTGTATCGCGTCGTCCCGATCGACGACGGGATCCAGCGCGAGCTCTTCGCGGAACTGGATCAGCTCATGCAGGCGTCGGTCATCAGCAACGTTCTCGTGGCGGCGATTCAGGCGGTGTTGCTCGGCGCGGGGCTCGCGGTGCTCGGGATTCCCGCCGTCGTCTTGCTGACCGTGCTGACGTTCGTCCTCACGCTCCTCCCGCTGGTGGGCGCGTTCGGCGTCTGGCTCCCCGTTTCGATCTATCTCGTCGCGATCGGGCGTCCCGTCGGAGCCGCAGCGCTCGCAGTCTATGGCTTCCTCGTCACGATTTCGGACACCTATCTGCGGCCCGCGCTCATCGGCCGAACGAGCGCGCTCAACTCCGCGATCATCGTCGTCGGCATCTTCGGGGGACTCCTCACCTTCGGCGCTGTCGGCCTGTTCATCGGCCCGGTCGTCCTCGGCGGTGCGAAGGTCGTGCTCGATATCTTCGCTCGAGAACGTGTCGGAGACGTAGAGACGGGGGCTACGTTCGATGCTACTGGGACTGGCGTCAGGGACGCGGCCGACGGAACGGAGTCGTCCGGTGATGTGACGGCGTCCAGCGAGAGCAACACCGACGTCGACTCCGGTTCCTGA
- the gcvPA gene encoding aminomethyl-transferring glycine dehydrogenase subunit GcvPA produces the protein MHGSHATGSPYAPHTAEDRTAMLEAVGAATVEDLFDIPSDVQFEGSFDIDARTERETRRLVRSILGRNDHLTELLGRGHYGYYIPSLVDHLADRSEFLTSYTQYQPEVSQGFLQALFEYQSLLVELTGLEVANCSMYDAATALGEAATLADRVRDTTGHRVLVPDLLREERRSTLENYVAGTALDVETYPVDDGNVDLTGLEATVDEDVVMIYAENPTVRGTIEEQLAAVGELATANEALFVLGSDPIALSLLERPADVGADVVVGDASVLGLPTSYGMGLGLFATREDYLRQVPGRLVGASEDATDRRAFTLTLQTREQHIRRERATSNICTNQAWVALRTAMHAAVLGPSGMVDLAERDVRRARDLADRLDDIVGVKAPVHDRYHLREFVARVDQPARAVADDLEDLGFAVHVVGDHGIQVCVAGVSDDRIDRFVEALEEVTR, from the coding sequence ATGCACGGATCACACGCAACGGGGAGTCCGTACGCTCCCCATACGGCGGAAGATCGCACGGCGATGCTCGAGGCCGTCGGCGCGGCGACCGTCGAAGATCTCTTCGACATCCCGTCGGACGTCCAGTTTGAGGGGAGTTTCGACATCGACGCGCGAACGGAACGAGAGACTCGACGACTGGTACGCTCGATTCTGGGTCGCAACGACCACCTGACCGAGCTGCTCGGCCGCGGCCACTACGGATATTATATCCCGTCGCTGGTCGATCACCTCGCGGACCGCTCGGAGTTCCTCACGTCCTACACGCAGTATCAGCCGGAGGTCTCTCAGGGATTCCTGCAGGCCCTCTTCGAGTACCAGTCGCTGCTGGTCGAGCTGACCGGCCTCGAAGTCGCGAACTGTTCGATGTACGACGCCGCGACGGCGCTGGGCGAGGCCGCGACGCTGGCGGACCGGGTCCGCGACACCACGGGCCACCGCGTGCTCGTCCCCGACCTCCTGCGCGAGGAACGGCGGAGTACCCTCGAAAACTACGTCGCGGGCACGGCTCTCGACGTAGAGACGTATCCCGTCGACGACGGAAACGTAGATCTCACCGGGCTCGAGGCGACCGTCGACGAGGACGTCGTCATGATCTACGCCGAGAACCCGACGGTTCGCGGGACGATCGAAGAGCAGCTCGCGGCGGTCGGTGAGCTGGCGACGGCAAACGAGGCCCTCTTCGTGCTCGGCTCGGACCCGATCGCCCTCTCGTTACTCGAGCGGCCTGCGGACGTCGGTGCCGACGTCGTCGTGGGCGACGCCAGCGTCCTCGGTCTGCCGACGAGCTACGGGATGGGACTCGGACTCTTTGCGACGCGCGAGGACTACCTCCGGCAGGTCCCCGGCCGACTGGTCGGGGCGAGCGAGGACGCGACCGATCGCCGGGCGTTCACGCTCACCCTCCAGACGCGCGAACAGCACATTAGACGGGAACGCGCGACGAGTAACATCTGTACGAACCAGGCCTGGGTCGCGCTTCGAACCGCGATGCACGCGGCCGTCCTCGGCCCGAGCGGGATGGTCGACCTGGCGGAGCGGGACGTCCGGCGAGCGCGGGACCTCGCGGACCGCCTCGACGACATCGTTGGCGTGAAAGCGCCGGTTCACGATCGCTACCACCTCCGAGAATTCGTCGCCCGCGTCGACCAGCCCGCGCGAGCCGTCGCCGACGACCTCGAGGACCTCGGCTTCGCGGTTCACGTCGTCGGTGATCACGGGATTCAGGTCTGCGTCGCCGGCGTGTCCGACGACCGGATCGATCGGTTCGTCGAGGCGCTCGAGGAGGTGACGCGATGA